A single window of Aphidius gifuensis isolate YNYX2018 linkage group LG1, ASM1490517v1, whole genome shotgun sequence DNA harbors:
- the LOC122856651 gene encoding uncharacterized protein LOC122856651, which produces MSLLNEENNSQRKSKRSIIKPTRFREDDSSDDEPAPKKKNTSASRVDKVHLKKRSGSSRQAQYYHRQKALKSYHQAFPYDVLFRGFQDVNIQDNTSASKKSFTESAEDEEQEEENTVPDNSNDDTEHYFNANYSMKDDSHYSNLQSKDSSEDFVSTTSSDDDNCTNGLETEEIQTCEVSCKNLRDRNHEANNSKPFFSCALTEFLDSPIWNHKFSKKDFILTRIVNFLHSRETYQSLLNCFKTFNDMTVNGNLPNHKPSLWRVLGRDNTNIVKHIYCSRCHSFFGFKNSERLQSKDCVNNTEHEFSYFLQLGLKSQIIELFSHPNINNLLSYRFKRPETNTIRDIYDGEKYKQLCKAGNFLYNRFNYSITFSTDGVSMGDTTNKSAWPIWAQINELPPHSRHKHMMLAGLWIDKTKPIFTDFLLPFASEMRDLYTTGIVWKPEGIENVTSKFISPVCTVDSVARCDVLNMKQYNGFNGCTYCSNMGHSISKQFVYLPPSMLKEKTTLRTHDGMLSSSKEAHETKTVVHGIKGVSALAIIPGMKLDTGLPVDALHALWIGAVKQHTTQNFFSSMGDWFVKNQKWTRIKDIYDSIDEILLKIKPPTRISRTPRTIQDMSNWTASEWRNWTLFYSLPCLKRVLQPVYFDHFALIVNAAYILNSDSIDEKNLKLAKKQLSKYVEDMATLWGLDSMSYNVHLMTHIADSVRNWGPLWCFSTFSFESWNGDIIKMISSPYHRDHQIVARFLLKKIVTHAINDETVNPLVKENIKKSLNGVKSFSSDFTLVGKSTVCRTNSNEESALLDSNFKCKQYLSFIKATLNGVDYQCEDNHRRKTCNSVAYCNDIGFVQILKFITFTHENQHIIGMFVRQFKEIKRVFNTCHISQVSERKKILFCAANSINGPAIICNVNTVKYAMKLSTYWDSD; this is translated from the exons ATGTCTTTGCTTAATGAAGAaa ACAATTCGCAACGAAAATCAAAGCGTTCAATCATCAAGCCTACTCGCTTCAGAGAAGACGATTCATCTGATGATGAACctgctccaaaaaaaaaaaatacaagtgcaAGCCGAGTCGACAAAGTGCATTTGAAAAAACGTTCTGGTTCATCTCGTCAAGCACAGTACTACCATAGACAAAAAGCATTGAAGTCTTATCATCAAGCATTTCCGTATGACGTGTTATTTCGAGGTTTTCAAGATGTAAATATTCAG GATAATACTTCAGCTTCTAAAAAATCATTCACTGAGTCAGCCGAAGATGaagaacaagaagaagaaaacACAGTACCTGATAATTCTAATGACGATACTGAACATTACTTTAATGCTAACTATTCAATGAAGGATGACTCTCATTATAGCAACCTTCAAAGTAAAGATAGCTCTGAAGATTTTGTATCTACAACTTCATCAGATGAT GATAACTGTACAAATGGATTGGAAACAGAAGAAATACAAACATGTGAAGTATCTTGTAAAAACCTTCGCGATCGCAATCACGAAGCTAACAATTCAAAACCGTTTTTCAGCTGTGCACTTACTGAGTTTCTTGATTCACCTATATGGAATCATAAGTTTTcgaaaaaagattttattcTTACgagaattgtaaattttctacACTCGAGAGAAACTTACCAATCGTTgctcaattgttttaaaactTTCAATGACATGACCGTAAATGGTAACTTACCAAATCACAAACCTTCATTGTGGCGAGTTTTGGGGAGAGATAATACCAATATagttaaacatatatattgtaGTCGTTGTCATTCGTTCTTCGgttttaaaaattctgaaaGATTGCAGTCTAAAGACTGCGTCAATAATACAGAACATGAATTCTCCTATTTTCTTCAGTTAGGTTTGAAATCACAAATAATTGAGCTTTTCTCACACCCGAATATTAATAACTTACTGAGCTATCGTTTTAAACGTCCTGAAACAAATACTATTCGTGATATTTATGATGGTGAAAAATACAAGCAACTTTGTAAAGCAGGGAACTTTTTGTATAAtcgttttaattattcaattacatTTAGTACCGATGGTGTGAGTATGGGAGATACCACGAATAAATCAGCTTGGCCAATATGGGCGCAAATCAATGAATTGCCACCTCACAGCCGCCATAAACATATGATGTTAGCTGGCTTATGGATAGATAAAACAAAGCCAATATTTACAGATTTTTTACTTCCTTTTGCAAGTGAAATGCGTGATTTGTATACAACTGGTATTGTATGGAAACCTGAAGGCATAGAAAACGTAACCAGTAAATTTATATCTCCTGTATGTACAGTCGACTCAGTTGCTAGATGTGATGTACTTAACATGAAACAGTATAATGGGTTTAACGGTTGTACTTACTGTAGTAATATGGGACATTCCATATCTaaacaatttgtttatttgccACCATCCATgctgaaagaaaaaacaacTTTGCGTACTCATGATGGTATGTTGTCATCAAGCAAAGAAGCTCATGAAACTAAAACAGTTGTTCATGGAATTAAAGGTGTGTCAGCCTTAGCTATAATTCCTGGTATGAAACTAGATACTGGTTTGCCTGTAGATGCATTACATGCTTTGTGGATCGGAGCTGTCAAGCAGCACActacacaaaattttttttcgtctatGGGAGATTGGTttgtaaaaaatcaaaaatggaCAAGGATTAAAGATATTTATGACTCAATCGATGAAATTCTACTGAAAATTAAACCACCGACGCGAATTTCACGAACACCTAGAACAATTCAAGATATGAGTAATTGGACGGCATCAGAGTGGAGAAATTGGACCTTGTTTTATAGTCTTCCTTGCCTCAAAAGAGTTTTGCAACCAGTTTATTTTGATCACTTTGCACTAATTGTAAATGCAGCGTACATATTAAACTCtgattcaattgatgaaaaaaatttaaaattagccAAAAAACAACTATCGAAATATGTTGAAGATATGGCAACATTGTGGGGTCTAGATTCTATGAGTTACAATGTACATTTGATGACACACATTGCAGATTCTGTCAGGAATTGGGGACCTTTATGGTGTTTTTCAACTTTCTCTTTCGAATCATGGAACGGtgatattatcaaaatgatttcTAGTCCTTATCACCGGGATCATCAAATTGTAGCtagatttttattgaaaaaaattgtgacacatgcaattaatgatgaaacagTTAATCCATTAGTGAaagaaaatatcaagaaatcCTTAAACGGAGTGAAATCGTTTTCAAGTGACTTTACGCTTGTTGGAAAATCGACCGTTTGTCGAACGAATTCAAATGAAGAATCAGCTCTTTTagattcaaattttaaatgcaaacaatatttatcatttataaaagcAACATTGAATGGAGTAGATTATCAGTGTGAAGACAATCACAGACGAAAAACTTGTAACTCTGTAGCCTATTGTAAT